Part of the Sulfobacillus acidophilus DSM 10332 genome, CGACAGACTTTGCTGGGTGCGCTGATAGGCGGAAGCCAGCGAAGGGGCCGTCACCGTCACCGCAAAAAACTCCTTCGACGGCTTAATTTGCGAAATGGAACTCACCGTCACGGTCGGATTGGGGAAATAAAAGCTCCACGACCAATCTCCCGCTTTCTTCGGCACCACGACCAGAGCCAAGGCCGCCGCTCGGCTGGTATAGGGCAACTCGTCCCAGCAACCGCTGGACGTAAAAAGTACCAGCAGGATTAAAAAGACCAGCCGGAGTTTTCCCTTCATGGTCCCGGATCCGTGCCTTGCATGTCGGTTTTAAGCGGCGACGCTTCATTGTCTCCCCGCAGGAGATGGGGCCGGGGCACCTGGCCCTGCGGCCAGTTCCACTCGGCCCGTTGAGGCCGGTAACTCACCCAGCGGAGATGAATACGATTCCAGGGAAACCGGACGAGGGCGTCGGTCCATTCACGCAGGCGAAACGGCGCCCAGGGCGAAAAATAGGGCACGCCGAAACTTTGCATATCCGTAATCGTGGCTACTACCATCATGGTCACCACGATAATGCCTAAAACTCCAAAAAACGTGCCGGCAAACAGCAAGAAAAAATTCACGACCCGCCAGGTCCCGGTTAAATCATAAACCGGGGTGGAAAAAATACTCAGCGCCGTTAAGGTCATGATGACGATAATTTGGGGGTCGACCAAGCCGGCCCGAACCACCGCCGTCCCCACCACAATCGCGCCCACCGTACCCAGTGTGGTGCTTAAATTCTTTGGCAACCGAATCGCCGATTCCCGTAAAATTTCCAAAACCAGAATCATCAAGAGGATTTCCACCACCGGCGGAAACGGCAGTCCGCTATGACTGCCTTGCATGACGACAAATAACGCCGTGGGTAACATACTCGGATTCACTTGCGTGAGCGCGATGTACATCGCCGGCAAATAGAGCCCGAACGCCCACCCGACAAACCGGATCAGGCGGACAAACGAACTGTCGATCCAGTTATTGGAGTAGTCCATCGCCGTGCGGTAGAAATCGGCTAAGGGCGCGGGCGCAATCAGTACAAACGGGTCGCCGGCGGTTAAAATCGCCACCGCCCCATAACTGAGCCGACGGGCCACAATATCGACCCGTTCCGTCCCGCGAATCGTAGGAAAAATCGAATTCGGATGATCGCGAATGAGTCCCGAGACAGTCGTACTATCGGCCAGCGCATCCACCGTAATGGCTTGGACGCGCTGGATCGCGGTTTCCACCAACGCCGGATTGGCCACTCCCTCTAAAAAAGCCACCGAGACCGTAATGTGCTGCATCCGCCCAACGGTGACATCCCGAAACTGAAGCGCCGGCGACATAAACCGGCGGCGGAGTTGCGTCTTTTGAATTAAGATAATCTCGTTAAACGCCTCTTCCGGGCCCCGTACCGCCAGTTCGGTCTGCGGGCGCTCAATCGCGCGCTGAGTATACTTGATGGTGTCGATGACCCAGACAAAATCCAGTCCCGGCGCAAACACCAACGTATTTCCCGCCGCTAATTTTTGCAGCAGCGTCGGCCACTGGGTTTCTTTCGTAATGTGATTAGGGGTCAGGACGGTTTGATCCCATTTTTCGGGGGGCGTCTTCGCGTGTAATAACGGCCCGATGATATCTTGATCCACCATCTGGGTATCGGTCAGTCCATCAATCGACACGACTAAGACGGTACCCGATGCGACACTGGGCACCTGAATCTTCCGCATGAGAACGTCGGAATTTCGGCCCATCCCCGACTTTAACCGACGGTAGGCAGCCTCCACATCGCCCCCGTAGCGGTCGGCCGACCTTCCCGGATGCCGGGAGAGGTCGGTGACCCACCCGTCAAGTTGTTGCATCAGATCTTTCGCATTTTGGTCAATCTGTCGTAAATGCTTCGGGTCCATGGACATAACATGTCCGGTCCCAAAACCCTTTATGCTATACTTTCAGGCCCAATCCGCGAATCGCCTGCCGGATTGGGTCAATGCCTTCGCCGGTGCGATTGGAGATCAAGATAACCGGACGTCGGTAAGTTTCTTGTAAAACGGCTTCCCGCTCGGCTCGTTCTTGGCGATTTAACTTATCCACTTTACTGGCGGCAATAATCAAAAGAATATTGCGTTGACTGGCCCATTCGACGACCATCCGCTCTTCGTCGGCCGGATCGCGCCGCACATCTTGAATTAAGACCCCCGCGATAAGGGGCTGGCGGGTGGTCAAGTAGGTTTCCACCGCCTCGCCAAACAGTTCCCGCTCGACTTTCGAGACTTTGGCATAACCGAATCCCGGCAAATCCACCACATACCAACCGCTCATGGCATAAAAGTGAATCCGTTGCGTTTTGCCGGGCGTGCCGCTCGTGTGGGCCACCTTGCTTTTCGCCAGTTGATTAATCAGGGATGATTTCCCGGCATTGGATCGCCCCATAAACGCCACTTCCGGCCATCCCGTTTGGGGCATTTCGTCGGCCGTCAGGGCGGACGCGACCATGTTGTTCTTACCGGCCACTAGGTTCCTCCTCCGAGAAGGGTTCTAAGACCCATTCTAAAACGTCGTCCAAGTGTTGAGCGAGGTGGATTTTCACTTGCCGCTTCACAAACGGCGGCACTTCATCCAGATCCACCCGATTCTCCTCGGGAATAATCACGTGTTCCATATGGGCGCGGTGCGCGGCCAAAATTTTCTCTTTGATGCCCCCGACCGGTAAAACCCGCCCGCGGAGCGTGATTTCGCCCGTCATCGCCCATTTGGGACGAACGGCGCGGCCGCTCAGGGCCGAGACCAGGGCGGTCGCAATGGCGATACCGGCCGACGGACCGTCTTTCGGAATCGCTCCTGCCGGCACATGCACATGAACGTCCAGGGCTTCGTTGAAATGAGGATCGATGCCCAATTCCCGCGCCCGCGATCGCACGTAGCTATAACCCGCTCGCGCCGACTCTTGCATCACCTCGCCTAATTGGCCGGTGAGGGTGAGTTGGCCCTTACCGGGCATGGTAGTCACCTCAATCGATAAAATGTCGCCTCCGGCCTCGGTCACCGCCAGCCCCGTCACGACTCCGGTCTGTTGCGTCATTTCCGCCGATTCTAAACGGATTCGCGGGGCCCCCAGATAGCGAACGAGCCGCTGACTGGTCACCACCACCTTCTGGGTTTTGCCCTGGACAATATCTCGTGCGGCTTTCCGACAAATCGTCGCCAAGGACCGCTCGAGTTCCCGCACCCCGGCCTCCCGCGTATAATGCCGGATAACGAGTTGCAATACCCGACGCCCCAACACCACCCGATCATGACTTAGCCCGTGTTGTTCCAGTTGGCGCGGCCATAGATACCGTTCGGCAATGGAGATTTTCTCTTCCTCGGTATATCCGGGGATATGAATGACTTCCATGCGATCCATTAAAGGCCGGGGAATCGAATGGAGCACGTTGGCGGTGGCAATAAACATCACCGCCGACAAGTCAAACGGCAATTCAATATAGTGATCGGAAAAATGCGCGTTTTGCTCGGGATCCAAGACCTCCAACAACGCGGCCGAGGGGTCTCCCCGAAAATCGGTCGCCATTTTATCCACTTCATCGAGCAAAAAAAGCGGGTTTTTACTGCCGGCCTGCCGCATCCCTTGAATAATGCGGCCCGGCATCGCGCCCACATAGGTCCGTCGGTGTCCTCGAATTTCCGCTTCGTCACGCACCCCGCCCAACGAGACCCGTACAAACCGGCGACCGGTCGCTCGTGCAATCGAACGCGCTAACGACGTTTTGCCCACCCCGGGCGGTCCCACCAAGCACAAAATCGGGCCTTTAATATGGGGCGCCAACGCCAGCACCGACAGATGCTCCAAAATCCGGTCCTTCACTTTTTGAAGGCCGTAGTGATCCTCGTTCAAAATCCGCTCGGCTTCTTCTACATCTACCCGCTCCTCGGTGGTGATCGCCCACGGTAAATCCAATAACCAATCCAAATACGTCCGCACGACCACCGCTTCGGCGGATAGAGGCGACATCTTGGCTAGCCGATCGATTTCGCGCGTAATTTTTTCCCGTACCGGTTCCGGAACCTCGCCTAGCCGTTCCAAACGTTCGCGGTATTCTTCGGTTTCGGGGGCCTCGTCTTGTTCCCCTAATTCCCGTTGGATGGCTTTTAATTGCTCGCGCAAATAGTATTCCTTTTGGGAGCGCTCCATTTGTTTTCGCACCCGGACATGAATCCGCTTCTCGATTTCCAACAATTCGATTTGGCGGGACAAAATATCGGAGACTTTGGACAACCGCTCGTCAATCGGAAAGGTTTCCAACACCTCTTGTTTTTCCTGCGTGCGAATGTCTAAATTCATTACCACCGTGTCGGCCAATCGCCCAGGATCATCGATATTTAAGGTCACAGAGGCTTCGCCAGGCATTTTCCGCGAGTTTTTGACATACGCCTCAAACAAGTCGACTACCGTATGCATCAACGCTTCGGTTTCTTGACCGACATCTTCGCTCGGTTCCTCGATTTCTTCAACCAGCGCCGCAAAATGCGTGTCCCGGTCATAAATGGCCTGGACCGTCGCCCGCGCCTTACCTTCGACCACGACTTTAGAGCCCCCGGTGGGCATCTTCAACACTTGCTTTATTTCCGCGGTGACCCCCACCCGATATAAATCCTCTTCCCCCGGTTCGTCTTGACGGGTGTCTTTTTGGGCAACAAACACGATGAGACGGTCCGCCGCCATGGCTTCTTCCAAGGCCCGCAAACTTTTTTCCCGCCCAATTTCCAGCGGCACGACCATTAAGGGGAACACCAGAACCCCTCGCAGCGGTAATAACGGCAATTCCCTGGTATTCATCGCTCGCCTCCGTCATGGGATTACTCCTCAGTATATCGCTTTGTTGGTGTCGATGGAAAAAAGGGGTGGCCTGGGCCACCCCTGCCCTCTACCTTCCCGCTTTACCCCACGGTAGACGGCGGCACACTGCTGGCCGTCAAAAGTCCCGGCTCCATGACGGCTTGGCGCGGCGTTTCGGCTTCATCCACCGTGCCGACCGCCAACTCTAAGACTTCCGTCAGCCGATCAACGGGAATGACCTCGATACCCATCGACGAAAAGAGATCTTGCCAATTGTCCCGGGGTATCAACACGCGGGTACACCCCGCTTGCATCGCCGCTTCCACTTTGGCCACGACCCCGCCCACCGGTTTGACATGCCCCCGAATCGACAGCTCTCCGGTCATGGCGAGCCGATTGTCCACCGGCCGATTCATAATGGCGGAATAACAGGCCACGGCAATCGCAATCCCGGCCGATGGCCCGTCCAACGGCACTCCCCCGGGAAAGTTAATATGCAAATCGTAGGCATCCGGGTCTACTCCGGCCACATTTTTCAAAACCGTCACGACGTTGTCGACCGAACTGCGGGCCAAGGACCGACGGCGGATTGTACGCCCGTGCGTGCCCAATTCTTCCTCATCCACGACCCCCGTGACCTCGATTTTCCCATGCCCCGGATGTGCGACCGCCTCCACCTCTAACAAGGTCCCTAAATTGGGACCGTAAATCGCCAGGCCGTTGACCAATCCCACTGCAGGCGCATCGGCCACTTTTTTCTCCGGCCGTGGGTTATATTGTCCCGAATTCACCACCCATTCCACGTCACGCTGGGTCATTTGGTGACGGTTTTCGGTCAGTGCTACCCCCGCCGCAATTTGCACCATATTCACGGCTTCGCGGCCATTGGTGGCGTATCGTTGAATCACGTCCAGCGCACCCGGTTCAACAAGAATCCCCATCCGTTCCGCCGCTTGCGCCGCAATCGTGCGGACCTCCGACGGCAAAAGGGCGCGGAAATAAATTTCCAAACAGCGCGATCGAATAGCCGGTGGAATTTCTTGCGGTTGACGCGTCGTGGCTCCCACCAACCGAAAGTCCGCGGGCAACCCGTTTTCAAAAATATCCTGAATGTGCAGCGGAATGTTGGGATCTTCCGCATTGTAATAGGCCGACTCGAAAAAGACTTTTCGGTCTTCCAGCACTTTGAGGAGCTTATTCATCTGAATCGGATGCAACTCGCCGATTTCATCGATGAACAAAATCCCCCCATGCGCTTTGGTCACGGCTCCCGGCTTCGGCTGCGGAATGCCCGCCATGCCCATCGGCCCGGCCCCTTGATAGATCGGATCATGGACGGACCCGATTAAGGGATCGGCAATCCCCCGTTCGTCAAAACGAGCGGTGGTCGCGTCCAGTTCAATGAATTTTGCATCCGGACGAAAGGGTGACCACCCCATTTTTTTCGCCTCTTCCAGCACCAAACGAGCCGCCGCCGTTTTCCCTACCCCGGGTGGCCCGTAGATAATGACATGTTGTGGGTTCGGACCGCAGAGAGCGGCTCTCAAGGCTTTCACACCGTCCGCCTGTCCGACGATGTCGTCAAAACGGGTCGGCCGGGTTTTTTCGGATAACGGCTCCGATAGTTGAATGGCCCGCATCCGCCGAAGCTTGTCAATCTCTTTTTTCGACTCCCGTTCGACCGCCACTTTGTTCCCTTGCTGGGACTTGAGCATGTTCCAAAAATAAAGGCCAATAATCACCAGAAAGAAAAATTGGACGAAGGTGACGACGCTTTGTAAATTCATCGTACCCCTCCTTTCGCTGTTTCTCGCTTCACCGCGTGATTCCGGCCAAAATCCCGGAATCGTCCTCCCTAGTGTGGCCAAAAGCTAACCGCCTAACGCGTTAAATCCTGGCGGTCTATGGAAAATTATGCCCAATCCCCCGCCACTTCATGACCTCACAAAAAAAGCCCTGGGATTTACCCAAGGCATGTCGTCCGAAACCCCTAAAAATTGCGAGGTTGAAGGCGGCAAACGTCAAAGACTATCCCCACCATCTTTTAAATATGTCCAGAGCCATTCGACCCCATCCCACCCGAAAGGGCTTTTGAGCGAAAACAAAACGTGGCCGCCTTACCGCTCGTCAAGCCGATACGGGCCCCCGGAGAAGGGAAAATAATCCGGCTACCATCATAAGCCCAATGGCCAAATAAAACGCGGCATGCATGCCCTGAGTAAAGCTGGTTCGAAGGAGCGGCGACAATCCGCCCGTGCCCACAAATATCGCAAACGCCAGACGGCGCGGGATTTCCGTGGCCGCCACCACCATGGCGGTAGCAAACGACAGTACCATGCCGACATTGGCAAATGTCCGCAGCATACCGGAGGCGATCCCGTACGCCCCCCTTGGCGCTCCTTTCATCACCGCCGCATTATTAGCCGGGAAAAATCCCGCATTCCCAATCCCGTTGACGATGCTGATCGCAGTTACGCGCCATAAGGGGCTCGATACCCCTAAATGGGCGTATAAAAAGAGCGAGACGGCTTGAATCATGAGTCCGGCACTAGCCGGTCCCGCCGGTCCGAAACGATCCACCAATCGACCGGTGACCGGCCCTAAAAGGCCTCCCGCCAAGTATCCCGGAACCATTAACAAGGCTGCCGCCATGGGGGTCAGTTTCCGCACCCCTTGAAGGTACATCATAATTAAAAAGAGGACCGAAAAATTCCCCACCGCTTGAAAAAAGGCGGCCACAAACGAGGCGCTGACCATCCGCACCCGAAAGAGCTCCAAATGGAGCATAGGAGACGATTGCCGCCGTTCCACCATGATAAAAACCCCTAAAAAGACAAGGCCCAACAGGAGTTCCCCGCCCAACCGCATCGTCAGGGAATGCGCCGCCAGATGCGGCGGTTGACTGGGGGACGACCGGGGCGGATTTTTTGGCTTTGTGGTACGCCTTTTGGGTGCGAGGGCTCAAAGATGTCCGTATTCGGGAGATTTTGAAAGCGCATCTGGAGGGTTGGCAATCTCGCTGGGCGGGCTTGGTTTCGGCCGACCCTAATTCGGCGGCCGCCACGTTTTGGATGGCGGTGGCGTTGGGTTTACCGATTTTAACCGCCACCGGGCTTCAGGGCAGCGAGGCGGCACTGGCCTATGGACTTCGTCATGTAGGAGAGGAGACGAGCTAAATGCGGCAATCTTTTGCGGCCCCTGCCCAAGCCTCTTCATCCGGTCGTACCGGGTGGGCTTTGGCGGTTATTGTATTGGCGCCCCCGGCGATCCGGCGGCTGTTCCCGAAAGCGGGCCAATAACCAATGTAATAACGCCTGTTCCAGGTCTTCTTTATGCGGAAAATAATAATGGAGGGTGGCGATATTCACGCCCGCCCGATCGGCCACCGCGCGCGTTCTGAGCCCGTCCAACCCGTCTGCCACGGCCACGGCAAACGCGGCAGCCAGAATCGCCTCTTGAGTTTTTTGCCCCCGTGGGGTTGTCGGCGTCCCATCGCCTGATTTCATTCATTGCACCTCCCCTCATTATCTTAATCAATCGGTTGATTAATAAGAAACCCACGCGGGACAGGCGCTGAGCTCGCCCATTTGCCATAGAATACGGCAAAAATACCGTATATTACCAGGAGGCTCTCATGGCCACGCTGCTTTCTTTGTTGGAAGGTCTACCGGGCTTTGACCGGTCCGTCCTAACCGATCTCCCTATCCGGTCCATTGTCCTCGATTCTCGCCAAGCTACGGTTCAGAGTCTCTTTGTGGCTCTCCCGGGCCAACATCAACACGGCGCCGACTTTGCGGCGGATGCCGTTCGGCGAGGAGCGGTGGCCGTCATCTCGAGTGCATCGCGCCCTTCCGGTTGGCCACCGGTAATTCCCTGGATTCAGACGGATAATCCCCGAATGTGGCTACCGACTCTAGCGGCCCGCCTGTACCAATTTCCCGCCCGCCGTCTCACCCTCTATGGGGTCACCGGGACCAACGGGAAAACCACGACCGTTTACATGCTGGCCGCGATATTACGGCGTGCCGGCCGCCGGGTCGCCTTTTGGAGCACCAATCAGGTCGAAGGCATCCCCCATCCTTACCGTCCCGCCATGACCACTCCCGATTCGCCGGCCTTGCACGAATTTTTGCGGCAAGCGGTAGATACCGGGGCAGAAGACGTCTTGTTGGAAGTCTCGTCGCACGCGTTGGCGCTTAACCGCATCGGCGGACTGCGGTTTGCCGCCGTCGCCGTGACCAATATTACGCCCGATCATTTGGATTTTCATGGTTCGTTCGCAGACTATGTGGCGGCCAAGGCATCCATTGTGCAATATGTCAAACCCGGTGGCGCGGTGATATTAAACGGGGATGATCCGGTGATTTCCGGCTGGCAAACGCCGGCCGTGGTCACGCGAACCACCTACGGGTTTTCCGGGACTCACCCCTTAACCGCCCGGATCATCGAATCGCATGCGGATCACAGCCGATGGGAATGGTTTTGGCAAAACCAATCCTATGGTGAAATCGTCCTTCCGGTCCCCGGACGCCATAATATCCAAAATGCCCTCGCCGCCTTGGGCATGGCCCTTCATTGCGGGATCGCACCGGACGTCGCTCGTGATGCGTTAGCGCATTTCGTACCCGCTCCCCGCCGGCTCGAAACGGTGACCCAAGGCGACATTACCGTGGTCAGCGATGTGGCGATGAACCGGGCTAGTTATGAGGCCGTCTTGGCGACCGTCCATTCTCTCGGGCGCCCCGTCGTCGTGGTCAACGCCATTCGCGGTAATCGCGGTCCGGATATCAATCGCGACATTGTCGACGTGCTGGCGGACTGGGCCGATCACATGGCCTTTGCCCCGGTCATTGCGACCCTGAGTACCGATCAGGTCGCATCCTTATCCGTCGACTATCGCGTGCGCCCGGACGAACAAGCGGCATTTTTAGAGCAAGCCAACCGGCGCGGATTGGCCGTGATCTGTACCGATACGTTAGAGGCGGCCATCGATGCCGCCCTGGCCCGGCTGCCGAAGGGCGGCATCCTCTTATTGCTGGGTACCTTTGGCATGGACGCCGGTCTGGCCCTGGTCCGGGATCGGATCGGTTAGGCAAAGACCTTCATGACGATGTAGGCGTCTTCCCCATTGCCGAAAAACCTGGGCATCTCCGAAACCACCTGCCAACCAATCGTCTGTAAGACCCGTAATTGGGGGGTATTGGACCGGCGTACTTCGCCTAAAAAGGCCCTCGCCCCCCGCGCTTGGGCCAAGGGTTCGGCCGCGGTCAATAAAAAGGCCGCCAATCCTTGGTGACGGTAGTCGGGATCGGTCACATTTGCCAACACATGGGCATACGCCCCAAACACCTCAAAACCGAAATAGGCGATAATTCGCGGCCCGTCCTTTACCACCAGGTAAATCGTTCTCGGCGAGAGATATTTGATCACTATCTGACCCCAAGACATCGGTTCAAGAAACACGCGCCGTTCCAATTGGGCAATTTGTCCAATATCTCGGCGTCGGAGCCGTTCCACACGGTACTGACGGTACCGACGCGGCCATTCGGATTCCGGCATGCTACATCCCCCCTGTCACTTTACGAAAGAGAATGGCTGCCGGTCCCTCCTTGTGGAAAATTTTTGCTCTGGTGTCTCACTTTACCAGCCAGCGGGATAGGATATCAACGGTACTGCCATTAAACGAGGTGATCTCTCATGCTTCCTCTCACCACCGGTCATATTCTTGACAGTTGGGCCCGTTTGACCCCGGAACAGGTTGCCGTGATTGACGCCACAACCGATACCGCCTGGTCCTATCGTGATTTGGCCCAAGCCTGTGATCGTACCGCCGCCCGCTTACACGACCTAGGGGTGAAATCGGGCGACGTGATCGCCTATGTCTCCGACGAACGCCTAAATACCGTCGCCCTCTGGTATGCCCTCGGAAAATTAGGGGCGAGCTGGTGCCCCTTAAATCCCCGCGCTACCGTCGACGATTGGATTCGGCAAATAACCCATGCCGAGGCTTCTCTGGTCTTGTATTCCGAGAGCTTTGAAACATCCGTCAATCGCTTGCCGGTCCGGTCGGTCGATTTAGGCCGTTCTCCTCTCGATGCCCCGGCTCCGGTTTCCTGGCCCGTCACCGCACATTGGCCCGACCGGGCCGGCATTCTTTACACGTCGGGAACCACGGGGAGTCCGAAGGGGGCCTGGCATAGTCATCGGAGTCTTTGGGGATGGAACACGAGCGTCTTATGCTCTCTCGGCATCGGCGGATCTGATCGTTTCTTGAACCCCTACCCCCTGTACCACATGGGAGGTATCGGTTTTACGTTGGCGGCCATCCAAGCCGGTGCCACGACGGTGTTGGCCACACCTTTTGACGCCCAAGCGACCATAGAATATGTGCCGCGTTACGACATCACCGTCACCATTATGGTACCGACTATGGTGCAAGCCCTCTTAGAACAGCCGGCCCCCGAGCGTCAGACGCTTTTAAATGGACACTGGCGCCATTTGGTGACAACCAGCGCCCCCCTTTTGGAGGATACGCGCCAAGGGATTCATCGCGAATGGCCAACGATCCGCTTGTCGGTCCTGTACTCCGCGACCGAAGCGGTCTTCACGGTCGCGTCGGACCATCACGGGCCCTCGTCCCTGACGGTGGGTCGCCCCGCCTTCGGCATGGATATTCGTATCCGTACGGAAGACGGGCGACCGGCTGCCCCCGGTCAGGCCGGGACCATCTATACCCGCGGGATTAGCCTCTTTGAGGGCTATCATCGGGCCCCCGATCAATTCCACGCGATTGACAGAGGTTGGCTGACATGTTTTGACACCGGCTATCTGACAACGGACGGCGATTTGGTGCTCGTGGACCGAGCCGCCGATTTAATTAACTCGGGCGGTGAAAAGATCTCCTCGCTGGAAATCGAAAACATTTTACTGTCGCATCCGGCCATCAAAGAAGCCGGTGTGGTGGGACTACCCGACCCCTATTGGGGGGAACGCATCCATGCCGTCATTGTCCCCCGGATACCCGATTTGCACGAATCCGATCTCTATCCCTATTTATCCCAACATTTGCCTCGGTATAAATGGCCGAAAAGTTGGGCCTTTGTCCCCGAATTACCGAAAACCAGCAGCGGCAAAATCTTAAAACGAGCGCTCCGGCAAGAAAACCCCCGGGGTCGGTAACCCTAAGACCCCGGGGGCAACGCGGTCCCTAACTGACGGTCGTATGGCTGGAGACGGCGTCGGGTCCGTGCACTTTGGCCACCGCCGCCTTCATTTGTTCCATCGTCGGGGCCTTACACTTAGTTTTCACCACGAGGGCCCCCAAGGCGGCCAGCACGTCCCCGAACAAGAAGCCGCGAAACCAACGAAATTGCGGGTTGCCATATGCCATACGTTCACCCCCAAGGATTCAAACAGTATGCCGCGAAGCCGACCTAGTCCCCGATTACATGGTGGGCATCGGGCTCACCTCCTTTACGGTGGCTATAAGAAATTGTGATGATCGATATAAGTACGAAGCCATTGAGCTCCCCGGAGGGCCTTGATAGAGTGAAGATAAAGTTAGGGAACGGGAGGCCAACGGCGATGGCTCATGTGGTTAGTCAACTGGCTCCGCTGTGGCACGGTCGCACGGCATGGATTGGGTTGGCCATTGTGCTGTTTTATGCCGTCGGAGCCTTGGTCACGGTCATGGCCATCGTCCCCCGTCGACGCTCGACACGTTCACCCTTTGAGCTCCGACGCCGAACAGCTCATTCCCCGACCAACGGACGGTACGCGGTTGTGGTGGATATCCAGCCGTATTTAGAACAAGCCAAAGCCAAGCGCCCACCGCACCAACATGTCGGCTCGGATTAACTGATTTCCGGCGTATGATAGACTTGGGTCAAGTGATAACAGGCTAGCGTCATGGCTGCAAATCCCAATAAAGGCGGCATATCCTCCAAATCGACGGTAAAACACGGGCTGGCCCAATGGCGATGATACCGCCCCACCAGTTGGGATCCCCGGATTTCCGCTTGCAACTGAACTCCTTGGAAGCGGCCACCGGCATGACCCGTGATGAGATGGCCGGATTGGCGAGCAATGACGCTTTCCCCGATGAGGGCGCCGCCGATTCGGAACGTACAGACCACGCCCGGAACCCATTGACCCTTGATATCCTGCCCGACAATCCGACCTCCGAAGTGCCCGTGAATACGCCCATCTTCCGTCGCCGCGAGAGAAAATTGCCACTAGGGCGTTCGCACAATTGCGGACGTTTATTCAATACAAGGCGCGGTTGGCTGGGGTCCCCGTGATCCTGGTCGATCCGCGCAATACCTCGCGCACATGTCCCTCAGTGTGGATTGATCGACAAGCGCAATCGTCCGAACCAAGCCTCCTTTCGGTGTATCGCGTGTGGCTTCGCTGGCCCCGCCGACACCGTCGCTGCGGGCAACATTGCCCGTAGGGCTGCAGTCAACCAGCCGTACGCGGGATCGACTCCTCGGTCGATATCTAAAAGCTCCGCCCCTTTAGGGCGGGGTCGTTGACAGCAAAGGGCGGACGTCGCTTGAGCCACCACCTCGACCAGAAACGGCGCCAATGTCCCACGTATGATT contains:
- a CDS encoding ATP-dependent proteinase (PFAM: ATP-dependent protease La (LON) domain; ATPase family associated with various cellular activities (AAA); Lon protease (S16) C-terminal proteolytic domain~TIGRFAM: ATP-dependent protease La~COGs: COG0466 ATP-dependent Lon protease~InterProIPR004815:IPR003111:IPR003593:IPR003959:IPR 008269~KEGG: tjr:TherJR_2560 ATP-dependent protease La~PFAM: Peptidase S16, lon C-terminal; Peptidase S16, lon N-terminal; ATPase, AAA-type, core~PRIAM: Endopeptidase La~SMART: Peptidase S16, lon N-terminal; ATPase, AAA+ type, core~SPTR: ATP-dependent protease La;~TIGRFAM: Peptidase S16, ATP-dependent protease La) gives rise to the protein MNTRELPLLPLRGVLVFPLMVVPLEIGREKSLRALEEAMAADRLIVFVAQKDTRQDEPGEEDLYRVGVTAEIKQVLKMPTGGSKVVVEGKARATVQAIYDRDTHFAALVEEIEEPSEDVGQETEALMHTVVDLFEAYVKNSRKMPGEASVTLNIDDPGRLADTVVMNLDIRTQEKQEVLETFPIDERLSKVSDILSRQIELLEIEKRIHVRVRKQMERSQKEYYLREQLKAIQRELGEQDEAPETEEYRERLERLGEVPEPVREKITREIDRLAKMSPLSAEAVVVRTYLDWLLDLPWAITTEERVDVEEAERILNEDHYGLQKVKDRILEHLSVLALAPHIKGPILCLVGPPGVGKTSLARSIARATGRRFVRVSLGGVRDEAEIRGHRRTYVGAMPGRIIQGMRQAGSKNPLFLLDEVDKMATDFRGDPSAALLEVLDPEQNAHFSDHYIELPFDLSAVMFIATANVLHSIPRPLMDRMEVIHIPGYTEEEKISIAERYLWPRQLEQHGLSHDRVVLGRRVLQLVIRHYTREAGVRELERSLATICRKAARDIVQGKTQKVVVTSQRLVRYLGAPRIRLESAEMTQQTGVVTGLAVTEAGGDILSIEVTTMPGKGQLTLTGQLGEVMQESARAGYSYVRSRARELGIDPHFNEALDVHVHVPAGAIPKDGPSAGIAIATALVSALSGRAVRPKWAMTGEITLRGRVLPVGGIKEKILAAHRAHMEHVIIPEENRVDLDEVPPFVKRQVKIHLAQHLDDVLEWVLEPFSEEEPSGR
- a CDS encoding anti-sigma H sporulation factor, LonB (PFAM: ATPase family associated with various cellular activities (AAA); Lon protease (S16) C-terminal proteolytic domain~TIGRFAM: ATP-dependent protease LonB; lon-related putative ATP-dependent protease~COGs: COG1067 ATP-dependent protease~InterPro IPR014251:IPR003593:IPR003959:IPR008269~KEGG: pth:PTH_0806 ATP-dependent protease~PFAM: Peptidase S16, lon C-terminal; ATPase, AAA-type, core~PRIAM: Endopeptidase La~SMART: ATPase, AAA+ type, core~SPTR: Predicted ATP-dependent protease;~TIGRFAM: Sporulation protease LonB), producing MNLQSVVTFVQFFFLVIIGLYFWNMLKSQQGNKVAVERESKKEIDKLRRMRAIQLSEPLSEKTRPTRFDDIVGQADGVKALRAALCGPNPQHVIIYGPPGVGKTAAARLVLEEAKKMGWSPFRPDAKFIELDATTARFDERGIADPLIGSVHDPIYQGAGPMGMAGIPQPKPGAVTKAHGGILFIDEIGELHPIQMNKLLKVLEDRKVFFESAYYNAEDPNIPLHIQDIFENGLPADFRLVGATTRQPQEIPPAIRSRCLEIYFRALLPSEVRTIAAQAAERMGILVEPGALDVIQRYATNGREAVNMVQIAAGVALTENRHQMTQRDVEWVVNSGQYNPRPEKKVADAPAVGLVNGLAIYGPNLGTLLEVEAVAHPGHGKIEVTGVVDEEELGTHGRTIRRRSLARSSVDNVVTVLKNVAGVDPDAYDLHINFPGGVPLDGPSAGIAIAVACYSAIMNRPVDNRLAMTGELSIRGHVKPVGGVVAKVEAAMQAGCTRVLIPRDNWQDLFSSMGIEVIPVDRLTEVLELAVGTVDEAETPRQAVMEPGLLTASSVPPSTVG